Proteins encoded within one genomic window of Thermococcus sp. MV5:
- a CDS encoding proton-conducting transporter membrane subunit, whose product MNVVGLTPIIPIVFAFALPLFSILVKGNRKIIQLYALIGTGLALISSYRLFHLVYSSNTPLIYTFGKWIAPIGIVYEVDKLNALIALLTAGLMFLIAIYSYRYLEHDEGLEWYYTLYLSLEAGLLGVLLTGDAFNLFVMIEVTSIAAYALVMFYRDRGDSVFAGLKYALIGAAGTTMYFLALGVFYGVFGTVNFADLSAKVHGLNFPVSGTPAGNIVIASGVALALATWAFLIKAAIVPNHFWLPEAHPAAPSPISAILSGLVVNVGVYALIRFLYTVYGGSLAPDLAHVVSLLSVIVIALGALSALFSALMMNVQKDVKKLIAYSTIMHMGYLFMAVGLGTEVGLQAALFHLVNHSIAKALLFLAAGIFIHAIGSRNIEELAGVGRRMPIATFSLAIATLSLVGIPPLNVFFSKLLLFNAFIDKNLILAWILVISSIIALIAYMRIFYVIWFGKPREDIKTKEPLSMSLICLLLALTCLAIGLMAPVIVDKLIAPAVVQTLDYNSYINVVLNLASKVLH is encoded by the coding sequence ATCATTCAACTTTATGCTCTAATTGGAACTGGATTAGCTTTAATCTCTTCATATAGACTGTTTCACTTGGTCTACTCTTCAAACACTCCCCTAATCTATACTTTCGGCAAATGGATTGCTCCAATTGGAATTGTATATGAGGTGGACAAGTTAAATGCCCTAATTGCCTTGCTCACCGCTGGATTAATGTTTTTAATTGCAATCTACAGTTATCGTTATCTTGAACACGATGAAGGCTTGGAGTGGTATTACACACTCTACCTTAGCCTTGAGGCTGGTCTGCTCGGAGTTCTCCTGACAGGTGATGCTTTCAACCTCTTCGTTATGATTGAAGTCACAAGCATAGCAGCTTATGCATTAGTAATGTTTTATCGTGACAGGGGTGATTCAGTTTTTGCTGGATTAAAATACGCTTTAATAGGGGCTGCTGGAACAACAATGTATTTCCTCGCCTTAGGAGTGTTTTATGGCGTATTTGGTACGGTTAATTTCGCCGATTTATCTGCAAAGGTTCATGGCCTAAACTTCCCAGTTAGTGGAACACCAGCTGGTAACATCGTAATTGCCTCGGGTGTTGCTTTAGCGTTAGCCACGTGGGCGTTCCTTATCAAGGCGGCCATTGTCCCAAACCACTTCTGGCTTCCAGAGGCCCACCCAGCAGCGCCAAGTCCAATTTCAGCAATCCTCTCCGGTTTGGTCGTTAATGTTGGTGTTTATGCGTTAATTAGATTTTTGTACACTGTTTATGGCGGTTCTTTAGCTCCAGACTTGGCTCACGTGGTCAGCCTGCTCAGTGTTATTGTCATTGCTCTTGGTGCCCTTTCCGCACTTTTTAGTGCTTTGATGATGAATGTGCAAAAAGATGTTAAGAAGCTTATAGCGTATTCAACTATAATGCATATGGGTTACCTTTTCATGGCTGTGGGGTTGGGGACAGAAGTAGGCCTACAAGCAGCGTTGTTCCATTTGGTTAATCATTCCATTGCCAAGGCATTATTATTCCTCGCGGCCGGGATCTTCATTCATGCTATTGGATCTAGGAACATTGAAGAGTTGGCTGGAGTGGGAAGAAGAATGCCAATTGCTACCTTCTCACTAGCAATTGCAACATTAAGCTTGGTCGGGATCCCACCACTTAACGTGTTCTTCAGCAAACTATTATTATTCAACGCCTTCATTGATAAAAACTTGATCCTGGCTTGGATCCTTGTTATAAGCTCGATAATTGCGTTGATTGCATACATGCGCATCTTCTACGTCATATGGTTTGGAAAACCGAGAGAAGATATAAAAACCAAAGAACCCCTCAGCATGAGCCTAATTTGTCTGCTGTTAGCATTAACATGTCTTGCAATTGGACTAATGGCACCAGTCATCGTAGACAAGCTCATAGCACCTGCAGTGGTACAAACACTAGATTACAACAGCTATATAAATGTGGTCTTAAATCTCGCCTCAAAAGTTCTCCATTGA